One Salvia splendens isolate huo1 chromosome 12, SspV2, whole genome shotgun sequence genomic window carries:
- the LOC121758078 gene encoding PLASMODESMATA CALLOSE-BINDING PROTEIN 1-like produces MARFMKTRTLANALFLLLFVFVISDASITENQEGRNLDYQEDESFFSPLTVATERDNSQGDIPIVNPTTPGTTPIVNPNGPSPPFTGGGIGPIPTTPTGPTPTFPAGPTPTVPTGPTPTFPAGPTPTAPTGPMPTTPTGPTPTMSGGGSWCIASPSASQTALQVALDYACGYGGTDCSALQQGGSCYEPNTVHDHASYAFNNYYQKNPAPTSCVFGGAAQLTNTDPSHGSCKFASSSSTPTTPQTPPTMMTPIIPMTPTVPMTPTVPMTPPSTTTTGGNGGFDSTGNDYGSEPTGTPSPAGTISANLVLFITMNCLMLSVTVANHF; encoded by the exons ATGGCAAGATTCATGAAGACAAGAACACTTGCCAATGCCCTGTTCCTTCTCCTCTTTGTTTTTGTCATCTCAG ATGCAAGCATTACAGAAaaccaagaaggaagaaacctAGACTACCAAGAAGACGAATCCTTCTTTTCACCTCTCACGGTAGCCACAGAGAGAGACAACAGCCAAGGGGATATTCCTATCGTGAATCCCACAACACCCGGCACGACTCCAATTGTAAACCCGAACGGCCCATCACCGCCATTCACCGGCGGAGGAATCGGTCCGATTCCGACCACTCCGACGGGACCGACCCCGACTTTTCCGGCAGGACCAACTCCAACTGTTCCAACAGGGCCGACCCCAACTTTTCCAGCAGGACCCACCCCGACTGCTCCAACCGGACCGATGCCAACCACTCCGACTGGACCAACGCCGACAATGTCAGGAGGAGGCTCGTGGTGCATTGCCAGTCCCTCTGCTTCCCAGACTGCTCTACAGGTGGCGCTGGACTATGCCTGTGGCTATGGTGGAACAGATTGTTCAGCACTTCAACAGGGCGGGAGTTGCTATGAGCCGAACACAGTTCACGACCACGCCTCCTACGCCTTCAACAACTACTACCAGAAAAACCCAGCTCCTACCAGCTGTGTTTTTGGAGGAGCAGCACAGCTCACAAATACTGACCCAA GTCATGGAAGCTGCAAATTTGCATCTTCGTCCAGCACTCCGACAACACCACAAACACCACCAACCATGATGACCCCTATAATTCCTATGACACCAACAGTTCCAATGACGCCAACAGTTCCAATGACACCACCCAG CACTACTACGACAGGAGGAAATGGTGGTTTTGACTCAACAGGCAACGATTATGGGTCTGAACCGACGGGAACCCCCAGTCCAGCAggaaccatatctgccaatctAGTACTGTTCATCACCATGAACTGTCTCATGTTATCAGTCACAGTAGCCAACCATTTCTAG